A stretch of DNA from Strigops habroptila isolate Jane chromosome 1, bStrHab1.2.pri, whole genome shotgun sequence:
gggaaaggggggggTCAATACAGGGTGTGGGGGcctcccccgccccccccaaCCTGCCCCGCACCTACCGAAGAGCAGGAGGACGAGGATGACGATGAGGACGACAAAGACAGTGTTGCCGTAAGCCACGGCCAGGCCCACCAGGCGGGACTTGAAGATCTTCTGCCATCTGAGGGGGGAGGCAGAGGTGGGGGATGGGAGCCGAGACCCGCCCCCCCGCAGCCCCTGGGAGCCCCCCTGCACTCCCCATAGCTTCCTCCAGCAccgcccccccccggccccggggATCCCCCCTCCCGCCCTACCTGGCCGCTGACACGAAGGGGATACAGAGCAGGAGAACGAGGAAGACCTCGGCGTAGAGGAAGGTGGCGACTGCCGTCCACTGCAGGCTCATGGCGGCCTGGGGCGggggggcagggagagcagcgATGGGTACTCGGGTCGCGGCCCCCCCGCTCCTCCCCCCTCACCGGGACCCCCCCCGTCCCCGCCCCGGGATCACGATCGCtcccccccgcaccccccgtTCGCACCTTCCGGGAGCGGCGGCGCCGTCCCCTCCACTCAAGCCCCTACCGGAAGTAGGTTTTAGCCCAGAGCGGAAGTCCCCCCTCCGCCTGGGCGGCAACAGCTAATCAGAGACGCCGGAAGTGCAGATGAGGAAGGGGGCGCCGCCATTTTCCCTCCCTCACGCCCAGGGAGGAGCCGCCGCGGCCATGACAGACCCGGCGGAAGCGCTGGGGCGGGGCTTGGTTGGAAAGGGGCGTGGATATGCAAATTAATGCCTTGGTGGAACGCAGGGGGCGCCGGGAGGCTTCATCGTAGCGGGGAGGGGGCGGTTCCCGGGTCGTCGGGAATCGATACCAGCGGAACCGGGCCGAGCAGTGCGGGAAGAGCAGCGGAGAACGGAGCAGGAGGGCGGAGCGGGGTGACCGTGATGTAGGAGCGAGCGGCCGCGGTCGCCGCctgtggggaaaaggaggggtaTTGTTTACTCTGAGTTTCGGCTAAGAGCGAATATAGCATTTGTTCTTAGGAGTTTAATGTCAGGTATGGTTCTGATAAGGAGACTTCATATTAAAGGGATTTTTGGTGGGGGGTGTCGGACCCGGAGCTGGCTCCATCCGCTCCGCGCATCATTCCGGTATTGGAGCACTTCTGGGCTCGGTGCATTCGTTGTGGGGAGTTTTTGCTGGTTGAAGACAGACGCAGGTTACTGTGAACGGGATTCGTTGGTTCCCGTGTTTACCTACGGGCGTTTCCGCGCTTCTTGTGGCCGCGCTCGGACCATCTGCCTTTTTGTGCGTGGGGGACACTCGGTTGTGCGACACCCGCCTCGCTACGGAGACCTGTGCAGGGGCCCCCTCTTCGTCTTCCTCATGGGGGCCCCAACATCCCCATAGTGCTCCTCTTCCTTGCCTTCTGCTCACAGGGAACCCAAATCCTcctgtttttcctcctgctggCGACTCCCAGGCCAGGCTTCCTCCTGCTACTGCTCATGGGGAGCCCCAAACTGggttcctcctcctgcccctgggacctcctcctctcctctttctagTGACCACAAATCCCCCaacctgctcctcctcctgcccacagTGACCCCAAAACCctcatctttctccttctggAGACCCTCAGACTGGACCTCTTCCTCATCTTGCTcatggggacccccccacctggtgttcctcctcttcctcttcttcctgcagccCCAAGCACTCAGGTTCAGGCACAGCCTCATCTACCAGACACCCTTGTCTTTAATAACAAAGCTCAGCCTCTAAAACAGTCTCAATGAAGGCGACcaacccaccaccacccaacccaccaccacccaaCCAATAACAACCAACCCCACACCACCCAACACCACCCACCCCAACACCACCCACCCCAACACCACCCACCACCATCCATCCAACAACAAACCACCCAACATCACCCACCCCAACATCACCCACCCAAACACCAACCCAACCCCCCATCAGCCATTTCCTTCAGGGCCGTATCAAGTTTCCCCCAAAAGTGGCCTCTGCCTCAGCACTGCACTCGGGGTCGTTGTGCCGCAGCAGCAGGATCCGGGGCTCCTGGCGCCGCTGCACCAGCAGCCGGGCAGTCAGCAGGCACCAGAGGAACACGGTCACCCAGGCCGAGGACTGTGGGGACACACACGGGAGGGGGGTCTCCCCAGTTTCTCTCCTTGGGGGATAAAAAGGAGACACTCCCCGGTGCTGTAGGTCCAGGCCCACCGAGTCCCCCCCGGCTCACCTGTGCACTGCTGAGGTTGCTGTAGAAGTGGACAGGGCTGTAGGATGCCCATGACTCATGTTGGGCATCCCGGCAGCTGCGGGGGGGACACAGGAACAAGCAGGAATGAGGGACCCCCCAGGAAGGCTAAagggacacacacaccccccaagGGATGGTCGCTGCTACCTGGATACCCTCTTGGTCTCCATGATGGATGCGCAGAAAACATCCATCCCCACACGGAGAATGCAGGCtgagatgaggaggaagaagaggatgaTAATGGTAACAACCAAGGTGACGCGGAGCCAGGAGCGGTCCCTGTGAGGAGGGGAGCAGCGTCAGCAGCACAGGGATCTGGGCAGGAGGTCACATCCAGCCCATCACCCCCTTCTCACCACTGGGACTCGCCGGTGCAGCAGCCGAAGATGCCGTAGAGGAGCGACGAGAAGCAGTAAAGGGCTACCACGATGGAGACACCGGAGATAAAATAGCAGAGGGAGAGGTGGCTGGAAGGCTTGGGCACCAACACGGTCCCATTCCAGCTCACTGTGCCATAGAGGATGCACCAGCCGCCGAACTCCCCCTACAACCAGGCAGCAACaagaggaagatgatggtgACCCCCCCCCATAGCGCCCatggggagctgggagcagctgcagcaggacagaccGGTGAGGTAAGGTGaagcacagggaggaggaaggaagctcAAGCCCCAGCTGACTCCTGCACTCACATGAGGCACCTGCAGTCATAGGACAAGCAAAATGGGGGCTCGACCTCCCcccctgtgccccacagcacccagtgAGCACAAACGTGGGGTGCAGAAGTTGGGGGGATGGGGACCAGGGTcaaggcaggagcaggatggagaCCCACCAGGGCAGCAGTGGAGACACTGGGAGGGATGTGAGAGGCACCAGGGGGAGGTGCGGGGTGAAGCTGCTGTGCCCCACATCGCACTCCCCTGCGTCCCCAAGCAATGGGGCCACCATCTCCCCCATATTCCCCCCCCATATTCTGTCCCGGTACCTGCGCCACAGTGAGGGCCGATGCGCAGGCAATCCCGCAGAGGAAGGCGGCTCCGTGGAGGACAAGTTCTACCAGTTGCAGGGTGGACACAGCCATCTTCAcccatctgtctgtctgtccctcCCCTTTCCGCACTCAGCCCATCCTCCTCTGCCCCACGGCTCAGGGACGGGCTCATCCCAGCTCGTCCTGGCATGTCCTGGTGCAGTTGCTGGCGTTGCCAAGCACCGTGGCTCCTTTCCCCCTCAGTCTGCTCATCccttcatccatccatccacccacccacccacccactTTAGAATCCACACGTCCATCCGTCCATGCTTCCTTCCAGCCTTCTGTCCATCTATCCCTCACCCGTGGCACAACATATCCCACCCAGAGCCATATTCCACGCTGGAACGATGACAGCAGCAATTGCCCTGGCCAACCCCAACCCCCCACCCTCTTCCATCCCTCTTGGCCACCCTTGGCCATCTCCTTGCCTATACCACAAGCAATGGCCATCCCAAAGCACCCGCAAACCCTCCACACCCAGAGCTCAACACCTTTTATTAACCCCTAAGACACACCGAAGGCCCTGCCACCAGCAAACCCCGGTGCCATGGGGCCCAACACCAGCTCCCCCCTCACAGCAGGAGATGGAGGGAATACTCCGCACGTGGCCAACGCCGCGTGGGCCGGGAGCTGCGCCCGATCATGGGCAGTTTCTGGGTGTACCGGGACACGTGGCCGGGCCCGTGATGCTGGGGGAAGCTGGTCTGGAAGAGGCGGCCCTGGCAGCGCCGCCCAGCCTGGCGCCCGGCGATGAGGAAGCTGAACCGCGGGGCTCCACGTGGCGCGAAGCGGCACTTCTGGAAGACATCACGAGCCCCGGGCCGGTGCCCGGGCTGCCGGGGGGCCCCGCGGGGCCGCGGGAGGCTGGTTGTGCGATGCAGTGCTGGGCGCGGGCCCGCGGCCTCGCCCCGCATGGTCTCCTCCTCCCGAGGGCTCACCGTGGCACTCGCTGTTAACTGCGGCATCTTCCGCGCTGCCCCTTCACCCCCAAAGCTCGGAGGGTCCTTACGGGTGCCCTCAGGGGTACCGGGGGGCTGGGAGGTGGTTGGTGGCAAACCGGTGCCAAAACGGGCAGCCAAGCTGTCACCGAAGAAGTCATAGAGCTCCCGGTACATGTCATGCAGCGACAGAGCGGGCGGTGCAGGGGGGGATGaggatggtgatgatgatgatgggggCCCACCGCTGCCACTCCCCAACTGTAGCAATGTGCGTCCGAGGCCAAAGCCCACCTCAGCATCCTGCTTGGGGCTGTGCCGCGGTGAGCCCTCGTGCCGTGGGTCAGTGCCGGGCACCGGTGCAGGCACCTGTTGCGCCTTCATCTTCAACAGCCGCTCTACAGCCACCTGGGGACAGGAAGGGTGGTGGCAGCGAGGACCTCATGTCCGCCACAGCCAGCCCTACAGCAAGGTGAGGAGCTCACCAGGATGGCACCATAGACTTTGTGCCCATCGGCTTTGACCTGGGCGTTGGAGACCGAGTAGTCATCCAGCACTGCCTGGAGGTTGGTCCAATACGTGGGGAGATGCGGGTAAAGCACCCGCTCGACAGCCTGTGGAGGGGACAGACAGAGAGGAGGACAGCAGGACAGGATGGGAGGTGACCCACATACTATGGCATTACCCCCCTCAATCTCTCACCTTCCATCCGAGGGCGTGCAGCCCCACCACGGCGCCGTAATGGGAGCAGAGCGGGCGCACGGGGTCGGCCAGAACCTTCTGGAGCGAGAGGAGGATTTGGTGGTAGAGGCCGCTCACCAAATCGCCGTGAGTCCTGCAGGTGACAAGATGCTGTAGACCCGGCTGTGGCCTAACACACAGTGATGGCCCCCCAACAacccaccaggacccccaggtcaCCAGAAGATGCGGCTGAGCAGCATGGCAGCGTAGTCGCGGAGAGTCCAGTGGTCGTTGAGGGGGTTGATGGAGGCAGCCAATGGCTCCAAGACGCAGTACATGACGCTGGCGATCAAACTGCACACGTAGGAGccaaggcagaggaagggattCTGGATCAGGCTCCGGGCGATGTGTAACAACCGGTTGAGCTGCTCCAGGTCGTGGCTCACTGATTTCACCTACGAGTAACAGCACCATGACCAGGCTCGGTGAGGAGCCGTGTTTCCCAGTGAGCTCCATCCCTGTCCTACCACCCGCACTCACCCCGCTGACCACATAGACAAAGTAGGGCAAGAGCGCAGCAATCTTGGAGTTAGTCTGGAGGTCCTGGAGGGCCACCTATGGGTGAGGAGTGGGGGGATCAGCCccattttggggtgctggggatgaTGAGGGGGGACCCCTCAACCCCAACCCACCTTCATCAGCTGGGGGTCATCACCCAGTACTGCGCGGGTGACGTGTTGGTAGTACTTGAGCAGGTCATCGGTCAGCGTGGAGACAGCGCTGGGCACTGTGGTGGTGGTTGGGGGATACAACATCACCCCAAGGTCCCCTGTGGGGAGGATGAGCCCCCCACAACCCACTGTGATCCCCCCTCATTGCTCCATACCAGCTCCCTGTGGTTCCAGGTTGCCTTTTCCATCCAGATAGGAGATGTGCACTGGAAAGGAGCacagtggtggtggtgctggatGTCCTGCCCATACCAGGGgtcaggcaggagcagggtgctgggggtcCCTCACCTCGCACAGTTGTCTCAGCGCAGCCCTTGGGGATGTTGGTGGCCAGGGCCAGCTCCACTAGGTTGACCTCCCGATCCTCTTGGAAGTACAACTCACCCTCCTTGATGGCCCGGAAGGGCAGCGCATCCTGGGAGCCATAGCCACACACGGcctggggggcacagggacGCTGTGGTGGCACCCCCAGCCTACCCAGGGACACAGTGACCCACAGGGACCCCACCACACAGCAGTGATGTAGCACTGGGGGCCCCAGTGTTACCAGTGTCCCAACCCCAAGTGTCCCCAGTCCCACCGGTGTCTGCAGCCCCACTGGCGCCACTGCCACCACCGGTGTCCCAGCCTCGCTGTGAGCGACGTGACAGCCCGCCCGTGCTGCTCCCGGTCCCAGTCCCAGTGCCCACAGGAACCCTGatttctgccccccccccccccccgcccccagcGCCCGGTCCCCATCTCTGCACCTCAACGTTGCTCCAGCGCAGCGCCCGGTTGAAATCCTCCACCGTCAGTTTCCGTCTCCGCGTGTGTTTCATGAACTGGGAGCTGTTCTGCGGGGGGCACCGTTACCGGCACTGCCTTCGGCACCAGGACCAGGCCCCGAGCGcgcccgggccccgccgcccgcacCTGCGTGGCCTCTCGCAGCCGGTAGCACACGTCCTCGGCCAGCAGCGCCGCCACCTCGTCGCTGAGCTCCAGCCCGGTGCTCTCCGCCATCAGCCGCACCGAGTCCCGCGGCAGCTCCACGAACCGCCGCTCCTCCCGCTCCGACATGATGCCGCCGCGACAGGCCCCGCCCCCCGCGCCGGACCAGGCCAATCACCGCGCGGCGCTGAGCAAACGGGGATCTATGCTAATAAGGAAGGCGCAGGGGACTCTGGGAGACCGGGTTCCCGGAGGGGTTCCTGGGGCTCGTCGGGAATCAGTACCTGCAGAAGGGAACGAGCGGTGCGAACAACGTAGGAAGAACAGTAAAGAACCGGCAGGAGGGCAGTGCGGGGTGACCGTGATGTCGAGGAGAGTGGCAGCGGCTGCCCCTTGTGGCGGGGGAAATGTACGCTATCGCTTCTCGGCCTTTTGGCTAAGATCAAGTGTAGTATCTGTTCTTATCAGTTTAATATCTGATACGTCCTCGATAAGAGGACTTCATATTAAACGGATTTTTGGTCGTAGGAGTGGGACCCGGAGCTTGCTCCATCCGCTCCGCGCATCGTCCCGGTATTGCAGCGTCTCCGGGCTCGGTGCACCCCCTGTGGGGACTTTCCGGTGGTTAAAAACAGACGGAGCTTTGTAAGGTGTCCTGCTGTTGGGCTGAGGGATGTGAAGCTGAGCTTGCCCTGGTCCGTGTCCGGACTCCAACTGACTCTGATCTTATTTCGAGGTGCCTGGTGCTGTGGGAAGCTCCATCTGATGTTTTGCGCTGTCGGTAGACGTGACCTGACGGTAGTCCCCCTCCCCAATGGTCTCGGGAGACCCCACTTCCAgcactgtgcagtgctggtgtcctcagcctcagaaggacacggagctgttggagcaagtgcagaggaggccacgagaATGATCGGGGGCTGGAGCccctcccgtatggagccaggctgagaacattggggctgttcagcctggagaagagaagctgcgtggagagctcggagcagcttccagtgtctgaagggggctacaaggatgttggggagggaccttcatcagggactggagtgataggacaaggggtgatgggttcaaactgaaataggggaagttcaggttggagatgaggcagaagctcttccctgtgagggtgctgaggcgctggcacagggtgcccagaaaggctgtggctgccccatccctggcagtgttcaaggccaggttggacagagccttgggcaacatggtctagtgtgatgcgtccctgcccatggcagggggttggaactgggtaaCGCTAAAGTCTTTGCCagcccaaaccatcccatggtTCTCCCACCCCGAGGATGCCCCGAGGCAGCTGGAGTCCAGACAGGACCCGGGGAAACCCCCCTTCATAAACCCCAGCATAGTAGCAGGAGACCTCACAAAGCTCCGTCTGTTTTTGACCACCGGAAAGTCCCCACAGGGGGTGCACCGAGCCCGGAGACGCTGCAATACCGGGACGATGCGCGGAGCGGATGGAGCAAGCTCCGGGTCCCACTCCCGCGACCAAAAATCCGTTTAATATGAAGTCCTCTTATCGAGGACGTATCAGATATTAAACTGATAACAACAGATACTACACTTGATCTTAGCCAAAAGGCCGAGAAGCGATAGCGTACATTTCCCCCCGCCACAAGGGGCAGCCGCTGCCACTCTCCTCGACATCACGGTCACCCACTCTGCCCGCCCCGCCAGCTCTCCGCTGTGCTTCTCGTATTGTCCCGCACCGCCCGTCCCGGTTCCGCAGGTACAGGTTCCCGACGAGCCTAGGAATCCCCGTCCCGTGCCGGACTCTCCCAGCATCCCCTACGCCCCAGGTGATGTAAATTAGCATAGCCACGCTCACAATCGGCATTATCATCCTGCATTTgcaggccccgccccgccgctctCCCGGGTCCTCCATACCGCCGCTTGCTATCCCGCCCCGTTTCcttgctttctcctttatttccttttctccccccacccGGCCTTCCCCACGACCCTCCCCCACGAGAACCCATACGGGACACGGCTGCAAAAAAAACCTTTTACTGCAAAAAAACAACATCAGGTTATAGAAAACAGCCCTTTGTCCCCATTGTCCCATCTGTCCTGGCGGGCCGGCCCCCCTGGCAGCCCCCGGCCCAGGCACCGCCGCACTGTGGTGGGCAGAAAACTctggaggaaatggaaaaagtctCGGAACAGAGGCCCGGGGGCGGCGGGGGATGGGAGCAGGCGTAGCAGCACCCACCGTGTACCCCCCACCTGGGCACTGGcctcaaagcaaagcagtggcTCCACTGGCcacccagcaccctcctgctgCACGATGGCCTCAGACAccttctgctccagctccagctcatCACTGTCCGGCCCCTCGGGGCCATcgctgtgctgcagctgccgGCGGACACGGCGTCGGCCCGTCCACACCCGGTGCCACACGGTGCAGCTCCAATTTGCTGTCTCCTCGGGGACATTCGTCCGAGGTCGCTTCCCATCGGGGAGCTCGGTGCCATCGGGCGTCTCGGGAGCACGACGCTTGCACCCCACCAACAGCGGCTCCTCCTCTGTGTCCGGTGCCATTGGCAGCTTCTCAGGCGGCACTGAGTCCCCTGAGAGCCCCAACTCCTCTCTGGGAGCTCCCGGTGGCTTCCCCGCAGTGCAGCTGCACTTGAGAACATCCCTCAGCACGAAGGCGATCGCGGCACAGACCTCCCAGAACCATGGGCCGCGACCACGGGGCTCCCGGCCGAGCTGCTGGGAGCCATCAGAGGAGCCCAAGGGAATGGAGATGAGGAAAGCGCCGGCATTTGCTGCTCCCGGCTCCACTGCTCCCGGCTGGAAGAGTCGGGTCAGCCCCCAGGCCCGGCCCTTGCTGGATTTCTGCCGGTACTGCAGGCTGCGGCAGTACTTGGCGGCGGCGCGGCAGCAGCGCCCAAAGCGCGATGCTGTTTTCTCGTTGACATTGGCTGCCACGTTGTGGCTCAGCTCAAAGGGATCCTGCAGGTTGAGGGATCCCAGCTTCAGCCCCTCGCTGACCTcagggagggcagggggtgGCAGCGGCAGCGCTCGGCCTTCCCGCAGCGAGATCACTTGTCCTGGGAAGTCAAAGTCCCCAAAGGTGTGGAAGAACTCAGCCAGCAGTGAGCCTGGGGGAAGGAACAGTGAGGGCAACGCAGGGCTGCGGGGGTCCCCCTGGttccccccagcccagcactcACAAGGACTCTCAGTGTTGGTGCTGGGTTCCAGCAATGCCACATCCCGGGGGAAGCTGCAGTCCCATCCACACACAACGGTGCGATCCTCGTCTCCTGGAGCACAGCGGCCATGAGAGTGTGGCCACAAGCAAAAGGTGACAGAGGGATGGACAGAGGAACAGACAGAGGGCCTCTACCTGCCAAGTCACGCAGCCGTGCGATGGCTGGCAGCACGGGGGGGCTGCGTGTCTGCAGGAAGAACAGCACCAGCAGCGTCAGGGCGTAGTTGTTGAGGAGGGGGCCTCCCCCGGCAGGGTTTCCTGAGGGAAAATGGTGTCAGAGCTGCTCCGTGCCCACAGATGGACCCTGCCATGAGCTCCCTGCCCGCGCTCACCAGCAAGGCCCTGCTGCTTGGCCCAGAGCCGCACCGCATACACCAGCGGCCGCACGCGCTCATCTGCCTCAGCACAAAGCTGCAGGAACCGCGTGTTAAGCAGCGCCAGCCTGCAGGGACACAAGTGTCACGGGACAAAGACACAGCACCAGGAAGGTGACaccctccccttctcccagccctgcacccccAGACCTGTTGTCAATGGAAATGTCACCCGCCAGCCCCGACTGCTTGTGGCAGAACTTGACGACAGGGCGGCGGGCGGTGGGGACAGCCCGCACACGGCGCACGCCCGGCACACAGCGCCGCAGAACTGTCGCCACCAGTTCCAGCACCTCCGGCGCTGGCATTGTTGCCAGGTCAATGTCACTCAGGATGGAATCCTCTGCACCGGAGCCAGATCCAGCCTTGGGAGCACCTTGTGATGACACCTGCAGGGACTTGGTGGGCTCCAGGTCCAGGAGCAGGTCCAGGTCACAGCCACGGGTGTCGAAACCATTTACGGACGAGCCAAAGGGCACAATGGCGCAGCCTGGGAGGGGGTGTGAAAGATGTGACTGTGTCCTGTGCTCACACGTGGGCACACGGGGCCCGAGGAAGGAGACTCACCAGGGAAGAACTCAGTGAAAACCTCCTGGAAAAGCGTGACCAGGAGGTGCCGCACGCGCCGCTCGTCCTcgctcagctccagcagccccaccagCTGTGACATCTGAGAGTCCACCTGCAGGAACCGGTGGCACCGATGGTTCTGAGGCacatccctccccatccctggaccCCCCAGAACCCCCAGGACCACCAAAACCTGCAGGAGGACCCCCCCTTCCCTACTCACATCGGAGGCCTGCCAAAGCACCTGCTCCAGCCGCCCTGGGCTGAGGGGGTCCCGGTGGCTGCTGCGCCCCGCAGAGCCGTAGGCAAAGACCTTCTGCTCCCGGGGACGGACGCGGAGCCGGTGCCCGGCCAGGCTGTGCTCGGGATCTGCCAGCGCCCGCTCCCGGCTGGCGGCATCCTGCAGCTCCACGATGGCATAGGCACCCTGCGGAGGGGGGAACACGGCATCAGCCCCGTCCCTGTGCTCCCCCGCCCGGTCCCTGCAGCTCATCCGCACCTTCTCCTTGTCCATCACGACGGCTGCCACCTCCCCGAAGGCCCCGAAGTACTCGCTGAGCTCCTCGCCCGAGGTGCCGCGGGCAAAGCCGCTGACGAAGAGGCTGCGCTGCTCCTGTGCCCGGCGCTCGGCCCGCAGGCTCCGCAGCCGCCGGTGCTTCTTGCCCCGCAGGTGGTCCGTTAGGCTCGGCCCTGCGCGGGGAGAGCAGCGCCCTCAGCCGGAGCCCCGGAGCCCGCATCCCCAACACCGGAGCCTCGACACTCACGGTTGGCAGCGGACACTTGGCACAGGCGGCAGCGGAACCCGCCCCGCGGTAGCGCCTCCACGTCGGGGTCTGCCAACGGGTCGGAGCCCGGCTCCGTGCTCGGGTCGGAGGCCGGGCCGGGACCCGCCTCCATGGCTGGGCCGGGACCAGGGGAAGCGGGGTCAGGGTCGGCGGTGGGGCCGGAGCCTGTGCCCATGGCTGGGCCGGGGCCCGCGTCCATGGCCGGGCCCGCACCGGGAACCGGTGTCCTCCCGCTCCCGTCTCCCTCAGGGGAACTTCCGCCGGAAGTGGCCCGTCCCGCCTCGCCTCCCCCGGGAGTGCCCATGGTAAGTGTTCCTCCTCCGCTCCCAGCTCCCCCTGGAAACGCGACCCGCAACAGCCGTTCCGCGCAGGGaactcctccccccccccgcgccgcaGCAGCCCCCGGTGCCGGTTGTCGGATCCCGGTGAAGAAAAATcgccttttttatttcctgtcgCTACAGAACCGGGACAGCCCGAGATACAAAACCGGGGGCGTTGCTCCACGTACAAAAGGGGCCTGCGGGGGTcgggggggcagcggggggggcTCTGGACCGGCTCCAGGCCCAGCCCCGGGCCCGCGGCCCCCGCGGGTtctatggaaataaaaaaaatacaaaaggggcccggcccggcggcggggggaggggcggggggggtcaGTCCTCGAGGACGATGGGCTCTGAGGTGCtggcggggtgggggggtgcGGAGGGTGCCAGAGCCCCTCCGGGCCGCAGGGGCAGCCCCGGTTTCACCTTGAGGGGCAGGTTGGGGCGTCGGGCAGCGCGGCGGAGCTCCAGGTGCGTCAATGCCTTCCGCAGCGCCCTGCGGGGACGGACGGAGGCGTTAGCAATGGAGGGCACCCCAGAGCCAGCACCCAACCCCCTGTACCCCCCACAACCTGGTGTCCTTGGTGGCCACGAAGACGACGGGGTTGGGGGCGTCCGCAGGGTTCAGCTTCTGGCGCTTGCTGGCGGGAGGAGGCCCCGTGCGCAGCCccgccgccagggggcgcccGTTGGCCGAGAAGGGGAGCCCCGAGGCACCGACCTGAGCGGGCAGCGTGAGGTCCCGCCCCTGCACCAATCACACACCGCCCTTCCCTTCCCCGGGCCCCGCCCCACCCGCCCATAGGCTACGGGCGCTGTCAGTCAGCCCAGATCCCCCCTCCTTGTCAATCAGCCCTGTGCCCTCCCCCGCGTTCTTTCCCCGCCAATCAGGGCGAGCCCCGCTCCCACAGGCCCCACCCCCTGTCAATCACCCcgggggggggacccccccccccccggtcaCTCCCCCGCCCTCCGCCCTTCTCGATCACCACAGACCCCCCCCACAGCCTTTCCCGCCCATTTCCCACGCCccgcccccagccccatagTGGCCGGGGATGGCTCTCGCTGCCCCCTCGCAGCCCCCCTCAGGCTCCGTACCCGTACGCGGGGGGGGCGGTGGCCCTCGCCACCCCCCTCGTAGCCCCTCTTGCCCACCAGCCCCGCCAGCCCCCGGCTCTGGCTCAGCTGGTTCCGGTTGATGGGGGTCTTGGTGCCCCGCGGCGTCTTCGGCTTCAGGGGGGCCTGTGCCGCtgcgggggggaggggaaacagGGGGATcaggggctgccccatggctcCCCAGAGGACCCCACAGCCACCCCTTGACTCCGAGGAGAAGCCCCACAATCCAGTTCCCATAGCCACCAAGCACCCCCGACCCTGCGGTCCAGCCCTGTGGCCCCCCACACAGACCCTGGGGACTCCCCAACTCCTCACCCAGTTCCTTGACGATGGCGGCGAGGGGCAGCCGGGCCAG
This window harbors:
- the TMEM179B gene encoding transmembrane protein 179B; amino-acid sequence: MAVSTLQLVELVLHGAAFLCGIACASALTVAQGEFGGWCILYGTVSWNGTVLVPKPSSHLSLCYFISGVSIVVALYCFSSLLYGIFGCCTGESQWDRSWLRVTLVVTIIILFFLLISACILRVGMDVFCASIMETKRVSSCRDAQHESWASYSPVHFYSNLSSAQSSAWVTVFLWCLLTARLLVQRRQEPRILLLRHNDPECSAEAEATFGGNLIRP
- the TAF6L gene encoding TAF6-like RNA polymerase II p300/CBP-associated factor-associated factor 65 kDa subunit 6L isoform X2 produces the protein MKHTRRRKLTVEDFNRALRWSNVEAVCGYGSQDALPFRAIKEGELYFQEDREVNLVELALATNIPKGCAETTVRVHISYLDGKGNLEPQGAVPSAVSTLTDDLLKYYQHVTRAVLGDDPQLMKVALQDLQTNSKIAALLPYFVYVVSGVKSVSHDLEQLNRLLHIARSLIQNPFLCLGSYVCSLIASVMYCVLEPLAASINPLNDHWTLRDYAAMLLSRIFWTHGDLVSGLYHQILLSLQKVLADPVRPLCSHYGAVVGLHALGWKAVERVLYPHLPTYWTNLQAVLDDYSVSNAQVKADGHKVYGAILVAVERLLKMKAQQVPAPVPGTDPRHEGSPRHSPKQDAEVGFGLGRTLLQLGSGSGGPPSSSSPSSSPPAPPALSLHDMYRELYDFFGDSLAARFGTGLPPTTSQPPGTPEGTRKDPPSFGGEGAARKMPQLTASATVSPREEETMRGEAAGPRPALHRTTSLPRPRGAPRQPGHRPGARDVFQKCRFAPRGAPRFSFLIAGRQAGRRCQGRLFQTSFPQHHGPGHVSRYTQKLPMIGRSSRPTRRWPRAEYSLHLLL
- the TAF6L gene encoding TAF6-like RNA polymerase II p300/CBP-associated factor-associated factor 65 kDa subunit 6L isoform X1: MSEREERRFVELPRDSVRLMAESTGLELSDEVAALLAEDVCYRLREATQNSSQFMKHTRRRKLTVEDFNRALRWSNVEAVCGYGSQDALPFRAIKEGELYFQEDREVNLVELALATNIPKGCAETTVRVHISYLDGKGNLEPQGAVPSAVSTLTDDLLKYYQHVTRAVLGDDPQLMKVALQDLQTNSKIAALLPYFVYVVSGVKSVSHDLEQLNRLLHIARSLIQNPFLCLGSYVCSLIASVMYCVLEPLAASINPLNDHWTLRDYAAMLLSRIFWTHGDLVSGLYHQILLSLQKVLADPVRPLCSHYGAVVGLHALGWKAVERVLYPHLPTYWTNLQAVLDDYSVSNAQVKADGHKVYGAILVAVERLLKMKAQQVPAPVPGTDPRHEGSPRHSPKQDAEVGFGLGRTLLQLGSGSGGPPSSSSPSSSPPAPPALSLHDMYRELYDFFGDSLAARFGTGLPPTTSQPPGTPEGTRKDPPSFGGEGAARKMPQLTASATVSPREEETMRGEAAGPRPALHRTTSLPRPRGAPRQPGHRPGARDVFQKCRFAPRGAPRFSFLIAGRQAGRRCQGRLFQTSFPQHHGPGHVSRYTQKLPMIGRSSRPTRRWPRAEYSLHLLL